CAAATATCTAACCCTGATATTGAAGGGTTTCCAGATACTCTGGCTCCAACTTACTTTTCGGCTCTTATAAGAGCCCTTCCCCCCACATCTGGAATGTCCTCTCTCCTTATTCCTGCCTCTCCATCAGATAACCACTCTCCTCTGGGAAAACTTTCCTATTAATCCTCATCCCTGATGAGTGCTCTCTTCTTCCGAATTACATTGTATTTATTAATCTTGGTACCTAGCTTAAGATAATTAGGACATACCCCTAAAGCACAGACATGAGGGAGATTCTGTTTCAACACCCACTGGCCTAGGCCCAGGGTCAGGCAGGCCTCGCTGCTTACCTTTGTCTGACTGTAGACCCCGCGGCCCTAGCGGCCACAGCTTTGCTGGGAGACCGGCCCGAGGCGCCCACGTTGGTACCACTGGGAGTAGGGCCCGGCTGTGGACGGAGAGAAAAAGACCGTGTAGCGTCACTTACACAAGCCCAGCCCAGCACCACCGTCCGCCTCCAACCCAGGGACTCCCACCCGGAGTTTTCTCAGCAAGCCGTCTGGTCCCCGGACTCCTTAAATGCCAGCAATGACATCCAGGCCAAATGGAAGCGGACCGAGGGGGAACCCTTACCATCACTGGAGCTGAGGAGGCAGCAGACCCGGCAGCAGACCGTCCAAGTTCTGTGGCAGTTACCGTAACCAGAAGAGTCAGCCTCGGCTAGGCTTTTCAGCCTGAGCGACAGCCGCTTCCTGTGGTGCTTTAACAAGTGCCTGATTTGAAATATGcaaaaatctcaaaaaagaataaaaaatgctaGTCGTTCGGATATCTGTTTTCTCCGCTAGACAAGAAGAAGTACATGAAAATTAGTTACACCGCtgaaaaaaacagacaaattaaaaaaacacgcTTGAGGATTTCCGGCAATGTGAGAGACATCGCAAACTTTTAGCTAACGTGTCCAAATTCATTCAGGCCCCGAGAGGGGCGGAGCCATTCTCTCCAAAGATGGGTCAGAGAAATCGATCCAATGCCACGCCAGCGCCAGGTCGGCTGCGGAGGGGCGGGATTGCGGTGTGGTGAAAGGGGCGGGTCTGGTCCTCGAGTCTTCGCCACGGCCGTCGCCGGAACTTCGGTTCCTCTTGGGTTTCCTGGAGGGGTTGGCGCAAGCGCCAGCCCTTGGGAAGTCAGGGGCCGGCGGCCATGCAGCCTCGGGGGTCGGAGGGCCGCGCCCGCGGTCTGTCTGTGCTGTTCGTGCACCCGGACTTCGGCGTGGGAGGCGCGGAGAGGCTGGTGCTGGATGCGGCCTTGGCATTGCAGTCTCGCGGCTGTCGCGTCCAGGTGTGGACGGCACACTATGATCCGCGCCACTGCTTCTCGGAGAGCCGGCAGCTGCAGGTGCACTGCGCCGGGGACTGGCTGCCCCGGAGCCTGGGTTGGGGCGGGCGCGGCGCGGCGCTGTGCGCCTACCTGCGCATGATCTACCTGGCGCTCTACATCTTGCTGCTGAGCGGCGAGGAGATGGACGTGATCGTGTGCGACCAGGTGAGGGGAGGACCCTCGGGCCTATCACCGGGGGCTGCTGGGGGCCTTAGCGATAACGTTTTGCGAAAAACAGACTAAGAGCAGGGAATTAATCTCTTAAAGTCAAGTCGAATCATTTATTGACCGTCTGCTTTTTAAAGTCCCCCTACAAGCCCACACTTCTCACTTTTCGTGGAGCAATGGGCAGAATGCGGAGCCCGGAGGCGACAAGAGCTGAGTTCTAATCCCTCCCGACGCTTGTAGTTAGTTACGCGACCTCTGGGCTCGGCCAGAGTTTCCCTAATAACTTTCCTCCGAGAATTGTGAGGATCCTTGGTTCAGTAAACATTTCCGTAAACACTGGGATTCCAGTAAGTTACTATTTGTGAGCAAGTACTACTGTGCCTGGTCATAGAGggaattaaaaataagtttacttGTTAGAGTGACTTCTCACTTTTAGTTTTTGCTTTACCTTTTGTGTCACCCGCTTATGTCACCCGCTCTCCCTTACACTgagatccttgagagcaagggCTTAGTTCCCAGTGCCTCCCCTTCTAGATTACTCTCCATCTCCGAATATGTCACATATAgacagttgtttgcatgttgcctctcCCGTTAAAATGGgagtgagctctttgagagcagggactccttcccctcccccaccaccaccatctcTAGCCCatcacagtacctggcacaaagtaagtgtcTTATTAATGCTTGGTGACTCTTAATGTGATTATCTGACTCACTGGTAGGGAGTGTTGGAGAGTGAACTTGAACTCAGAGTCGGGCTCTAAATCCCATTCCCTTTGCTGTACAAGTGCATTGTATAAATACCGTTTATGAGAAGGGAATCAGGACTAGCTACAAGTTTTATAGAACACCGGAAGTAGACGTGACCCCCGAATTTCATGCCCCACTTTGCCATTTAATTTAATCCCTACGGATGACCTTGAGCAAGACATTGCCCatctcttcagtttcctcaactggtaAAAGGACGCAATTGGGCTAGATGATTTCCAAGACTCCTCCTAGCTCTAACCATGATTCTATGATTTGCCCCATACCTCACAATAAGTAATCGATAAAGTTGGAAACAATAAACGTTAAATGTTTACTTTAAAAGGAAATCTATTTAGTTCCAATTCTCTTTTTGAAATCTGTCTTGCATATACTTTTATTACCATCAACCTGAGTCATGTAATTCAACCCATTTTATTCGCAGATGAAGACATTGGGGCATCAGGAGGGAAATGATACTCTTTTACTAAGAGAACCGcagaatgccttttttttttttttttaagtagagcTAAATTACCCTAGAAGACTTCAAAAGTGTCCCTTGCCTCCCTGCTACAGTTTTCATAGTAAAATAACTatttcttggggggaaaaaaaattgaattgcaaATAATGATTGCATGCCTTCCTTTCTGGCTTCCATCAAATCCCACCTTATTGGGGGAGGTTTTAATAACTTTTACCACCATCTTTTCTCCCATCTCTTATTCTCCCAAGTACCTTCATTCTGAGATTACTTTCAgttttgatatatttattatatgtgtagTAGTTTACCcattgtttttcccattagaatcTGATTCTTTAAGGGTTGAGAGACACCATGTATTTggacatgttttgtttttgtttttcatagcgggacacagtgcctagcatataagCATATATGCTTGTAGACTGTGTCTTTCAACAAGTTATTAAATCTCCTTTGAGTCttgttttccccatctgtaaagtgggaaggAGTTGACTAGAGTGTCATGTACAAATTGTGATCTTGactccattttaaaaagaatctacTGTGCAAAAAAATCCTATGTAAGGTAACAGACCAAACTACTGGGAGTATATTTCAGAGATTCTTTACTTTCACTAAAAATTGACTGCCAGATAAAATACCTTGACCCTCACATACATGGCCAAATCAATTTGATTCTTAGAATCtaagaattagaaaatttttCATTAGGGATTTTTAACTGATCTAGAATTCCTTCTATAAGATTTTGCTTTAAGACTTCAGTGTTTGGTAATTTATTGTCTACTGGAACAGCTCATTCTGTATTTGGACATTACTGATGCTCTTTTGTATTGAGCTGAATATTTTGCACCTATTGTGCTTGGTTCTTCCTTCTGAGATCAAGCAGACCTTCCACGTATTTTAAAAGACACCAGATTTTGATTCAGAGAATGCAAGTTTGAATTTCCAAAGTATTGGATGAACTTGGGCAGGTCATAATTTTGGTTGgacccagtttccttatctgaaaagtgaGGTTGAACTTGATGCTTTTTTACTCTTAGTTTAAAATACTAGTAAtatccaaatatttgaagataggtCTGTTTCCTCTAGGCTGAATATGCAGTATTTCTTCAGTGGATCTTTTTATGATGGAAAGACTTGGGATTTTaacctctcatttttatttccaaaatggaCATGTTGATATCtatgatcttttgttttttttaaatatatttttttctagaaaggaatgctttaaaaaatgaaattgtttaagatataaaatgaaagcaTATAACAGGCCTTGCAGACAAAATTattcagttaataagcatttgtttagcatctactgtgtaccaagcactgtgctaagaattagATAGTACTTAGCAGGAGATTTTTATACAGTATCAAcataaattctcttcctcctttccaaacatttttgtcttgtttttccagtttctatATCAGAGGACCTGAATGTATTTAGCACAAACATCAGCCCAAAGTAGTGGGAAATAGCATTGTTTGAGAATGAATAGGATCAATGAAATTTTGCAGAggcttaaggatttttttttattttaagagaaattaaACTCAATATTAATTTGGAAGTTTGCAGTATATTTCTAATGCTACAGAAAATTAGGTAATGAATACTAAATATTCTCTAGgttaatttttatgaatttgggGGTAAGTTTAGAAATCATTCACCAAATCTTATTGCATTCTATCCCAACTTGCCTCTGCCGTTTTCTACCATTGTGTTCCTGAGCAATTCATTTATCCTCTCATAATTTTACTTTCAAACTCTAGCAAACTCTAGAAAAATGAGGGACCTGAACaagatgacttttaaggtccATTCTACCTCCAAATTTATGATTCTGTATATGCAGTTTTTTTGTAGGAAGGGGACATGAAAATGTAGAGAAAGTCCCATCACATTTGTAATTTTAAGTACACACAACACAAAGTAGATAGTtttcttgaaataataaataaaaatcattttcttaaccAGTTTTCATTTCTGCTTTAATTAGGTATCTGCTTGTATCCCAGTGTTTAGACTGGCCAGACATCGGAAGAAGATATTGTTTTACTGTCATTTTCCTGATTTACTTCTTACTCAGAGAAATTCTTTTCTTAAACGACTCTACCGAACCCCAATTGACTGGGTAGAAGAGTATACTACTGGCATGGCGGACTGCATTGTGGTTAATAGCTCCTTCACggcaaatgtttttaaaaacactttcaaGTCCCTAGCACACATAAACCCAGATGTTCTCTACCCTTCTTTGAATGTCAGCAGCTTTGACAACACAGTGCCTTCAGATATAGATAACTTAATTCCCAAAGGAaggaagtttgtttttctttcaatcaacaggtatgaaaggaagaaaaatctaaCTCTTGCTTTAGAAGCATTACTTGAACTACGTGGGAGATTAGATCTTCAAGACTGGgaaaaaattcatctaattaTGGCTGGTGGTTATGATGATCGAGTCCTAGAAAATGTAGAGTATTATAAAGAACTGAGGAATACAGCCAACCAATTTGACCTTACCCACCATGTTACATTCCTGAAGTCTTTTTCAGACACACAaaaaatttctcttcttcataATTGTACTTGTGTGCTTTATACACCAAGCAATGAACATTTTGGCATAGTTCCTTTGGAATCCATGTACATGCAGTGTCCTGTCATTGCAGTGAATTCAGGTGGACCTCTGGAATCTATTGTAGATAATGTAACAGGGTTTTTATGTGAACCTGACCCAAAACAATTTTCTAAAGCAATGGAAAAATTTATCAGAAATCCTTCCTTAAAAGCCACAATGGGGTCAGCAGGAAGAGCCAGAGTGAAGGAAAAATTTTCATTAGAGGCATTTACAAATCAGCTATACCAATACATAAGTAAATTGTCAGAAtaattatatagttttaaaacttttctaGAGGCAATTAGATGGTACAGAGGTTTTAAagcctggatttggagtcaagcaGACTCAAGTTTGAATCCTACCTTAACCAATTACTAGTCGTGTGACTGAGCAACTCATGTaacctctcagcttcagtttcctcatttgtaaaagtaggagtaataatagcacctacctcatagggttgttgaggatcaaatgaaattacacatgtaaagtgctttgcaaaccttaaagtaccaaATAAATGGTTAATATTGGGTTACTATTGATTGACTAATTTTGAGTAGGTTGACTAATCCAATTGACTTGGGTTCTAAGACTCAGTTGtacttcaaaaaaaaacaaaaacaaaattttctggTGCAGAGTGGATTCATCATTTACTAAAAACAACATAGATCTAATCTTTCTCAtcctataaataattttaaatgaaacaaaaccCTAGAGATCTTATTATTGTCTTTAAAATGTTAAGGCATAAAACCTGAAAAAAGTTcctcaaattttaattttatctatacAAGTAGTATTTAAGTTATGCACTCATATGCATTTAAGATACACACTTGTGTGAGATTAAATCATCATTAAATTTCAGCAGTAATATTTAGTATTTCTGCACTAAAAATACTTGATCATTTTTACAAGGACTGCCATACTTGggggaaaatgtatatatattttggaa
This sequence is a window from Sminthopsis crassicaudata isolate SCR6 chromosome 1, ASM4859323v1, whole genome shotgun sequence. Protein-coding genes within it:
- the ALG2 gene encoding alpha-1,3/1,6-mannosyltransferase ALG2, coding for MQPRGSEGRARGLSVLFVHPDFGVGGAERLVLDAALALQSRGCRVQVWTAHYDPRHCFSESRQLQVHCAGDWLPRSLGWGGRGAALCAYLRMIYLALYILLLSGEEMDVIVCDQVSACIPVFRLARHRKKILFYCHFPDLLLTQRNSFLKRLYRTPIDWVEEYTTGMADCIVVNSSFTANVFKNTFKSLAHINPDVLYPSLNVSSFDNTVPSDIDNLIPKGRKFVFLSINRYERKKNLTLALEALLELRGRLDLQDWEKIHLIMAGGYDDRVLENVEYYKELRNTANQFDLTHHVTFLKSFSDTQKISLLHNCTCVLYTPSNEHFGIVPLESMYMQCPVIAVNSGGPLESIVDNVTGFLCEPDPKQFSKAMEKFIRNPSLKATMGSAGRARVKEKFSLEAFTNQLYQYISKLSE